The Allochromatium tepidum genome has a window encoding:
- the rfbC gene encoding dTDP-4-dehydrorhamnose 3,5-epimerase gives MRLRSTALDGVVVVERRPIVDERGWFERLFCARELESLTGGKPIVQINRSLTYRRGTVRGLHYQRPPHAEVKLVTCLRGEIFDVAVDLRAGSPTFLQWHGERLSAGDGQMLVVPEGCAHGFQALSDDAELFYLNTAEYAPASEAGLHPEDPRLAIAWPLAITVLSPRDRVHPSISASFEGLQLGMNRTGNTIADDEP, from the coding sequence TTGCGCCTACGATCAACTGCGCTCGACGGTGTCGTCGTCGTCGAGCGTCGGCCGATCGTCGATGAGCGCGGCTGGTTCGAGCGGCTGTTCTGTGCGCGTGAGCTGGAATCGCTGACGGGCGGTAAGCCGATCGTGCAGATCAATCGCAGTCTGACCTACCGGCGTGGGACTGTGCGTGGTTTGCACTACCAGCGCCCGCCGCACGCCGAGGTCAAACTCGTCACCTGTCTGCGCGGCGAGATCTTCGATGTCGCGGTCGATCTGCGCGCCGGTTCGCCGACCTTTCTTCAGTGGCATGGCGAGCGGCTCAGTGCCGGTGACGGGCAGATGCTGGTGGTTCCCGAGGGTTGTGCGCATGGCTTTCAGGCGCTGAGCGATGACGCTGAACTGTTCTATCTGAATACAGCCGAGTATGCTCCTGCGAGCGAAGCTGGACTGCATCCCGAGGATCCCCGACTCGCAATTGCTTGGCCTCTGGCGATCACGGTGCTCTCCCCTCGCGACCGCGTGCATCCGTCGATTAGTGCCTCATTCGAGGGACTGCAATTGGGAATGAACAGGACCGGCAACACGATCGCTGATGATGAACCGTAG
- the rfbG gene encoding CDP-glucose 4,6-dehydratase yields MNPEFWRRRRVFITGQTGFKGGWLALWLAELGAEVHGYALEPPTTPNLFTVARLAEGLSGHVVGDVRDLPALNRAILDAAPEIVFHLAAQPLVRAGYADPVATYAVNVMGTVNLLEAVRRCPSVRAVVVVTTDKCYDNREWVWPYRENDRLGGHDPYSSSKAATELVTQAYRSAFLAEAGIQVASVRAGNVIGGGDWARDRLIPDVLRALDAGEAVRLRAPQAIRPWQHVLEPLAGYLTLAERLQAQEVELATAWNFGPDPGDAWPVEQIVRRLCERTQGHWQSDPDPGLRESVRLDLDSTQARTRLGWRPRWSLSQALERTLDWHRAWRAGADMQVVTREQIRDYRAMLS; encoded by the coding sequence ATGAATCCTGAGTTCTGGCGACGGCGGCGCGTCTTCATCACCGGACAGACCGGCTTCAAGGGCGGCTGGCTGGCGCTCTGGCTGGCCGAGCTGGGCGCTGAGGTCCACGGCTATGCGCTCGAACCGCCGACCACGCCCAATTTGTTCACGGTCGCGCGTCTGGCTGAAGGCTTGTCGGGGCATGTCGTCGGCGATGTACGCGACCTGCCGGCCCTGAACCGGGCCATCCTGGACGCCGCACCTGAGATCGTCTTCCATCTCGCCGCACAACCGCTGGTGCGCGCGGGCTATGCCGATCCGGTTGCGACCTATGCCGTCAATGTCATGGGGACGGTGAATTTGCTGGAGGCCGTGCGCCGGTGCCCGAGCGTGCGGGCCGTGGTCGTGGTGACGACCGACAAATGCTACGACAACCGCGAATGGGTCTGGCCCTATCGCGAAAACGATCGGCTCGGCGGCCATGACCCCTACTCCAGCAGCAAGGCGGCTACCGAGCTGGTGACGCAGGCGTATCGGAGTGCCTTTCTCGCCGAGGCCGGTATCCAGGTCGCCAGTGTGCGCGCCGGCAACGTCATCGGCGGCGGCGACTGGGCGCGGGATCGGCTGATCCCGGATGTGTTGCGCGCGCTCGATGCCGGTGAAGCGGTGCGTCTGCGCGCGCCTCAAGCGATTCGCCCCTGGCAGCATGTGCTTGAACCGCTCGCCGGCTATCTGACTCTGGCCGAGCGCCTTCAGGCGCAAGAGGTCGAGCTGGCGACGGCCTGGAACTTCGGTCCGGATCCGGGCGATGCTTGGCCGGTGGAGCAGATCGTGCGCCGGCTGTGCGAACGCACTCAGGGACATTGGCAATCCGATCCCGATCCGGGGCTGCGCGAATCGGTGCGTCTCGATCTCGACAGCACTCAGGCGCGTACCCGGCTCGGCTGGCGTCCGCGTTGGAGTCTGAGTCAGGCCCTGGAGCGCACGCTCGACTGGCATCGAGCCTGGCGTGCAGGAGCCGATATGCAGGTTGTCACCCGCGAGCAGATCCGCGATTATCGGGCAATGCTGTCATAA
- the rfbF gene encoding glucose-1-phosphate cytidylyltransferase — protein sequence MKAVILAGGLGTRIVEESHLRPKPMIEIGGMPILWHIMKLYAHHGVTDFVVCCGYKGYIIKEYFANYFLHMSDVTIDLANNRLEVHQHQAEPWRVTLVDTGAETQTGGRLKRVADYLRDQEAFCFTYGDGLSDVDIRGLIAFHREHGRWATVTAVPAPGRYGAIERAGSTVTGFIEKPRGGDGLINGGFFVLSPRCIEFIADDRTSWEIETLPKLSAQGQLMAFEHQGFWQPMDTLRDKNHLESLWASGRAPWKCWT from the coding sequence ATGAAAGCCGTCATCCTTGCCGGCGGTCTGGGCACCCGCATCGTCGAGGAGTCCCATCTGCGGCCCAAGCCCATGATCGAGATCGGCGGGATGCCGATTCTGTGGCACATCATGAAGCTCTATGCCCATCATGGCGTGACCGACTTCGTCGTCTGCTGCGGCTACAAGGGCTACATCATCAAGGAATACTTCGCCAACTATTTTCTGCACATGTCGGACGTCACCATCGATCTGGCCAACAACCGGCTCGAAGTCCACCAGCATCAGGCCGAGCCCTGGCGGGTGACGCTGGTCGATACCGGCGCCGAGACTCAGACCGGCGGGCGTCTGAAGCGGGTTGCGGACTATCTGCGCGATCAGGAGGCGTTCTGTTTCACCTATGGCGACGGGCTGAGCGATGTCGATATCCGGGGACTCATCGCCTTTCATCGTGAACATGGACGCTGGGCGACCGTCACTGCCGTGCCCGCACCTGGGCGTTATGGCGCCATCGAGCGCGCGGGGTCGACCGTCACCGGCTTCATCGAAAAGCCGCGCGGCGGGGATGGCCTGATCAACGGCGGTTTCTTCGTGCTCTCGCCGCGCTGTATCGAATTCATCGCCGATGACCGGACCAGTTGGGAGATCGAGACGCTGCCCAAGCTCAGTGCTCAAGGGCAACTCATGGCGTTCGAGCACCAGGGATTCTGGCAGCCGATGGATACGTTACGCGACAAGAACCATCTCGAATCTTTATGGGCCTCGGGCCGCGCGCCCTGGAAGTGCTGGACATGA
- the serS gene encoding serine--tRNA ligase, whose translation MLDPRSLRTELDQVAEQLARRGLVLDTARIESLETERKALQIQVQELQNTRNTRSKSIGRAKAAGEDIAPLLAEVADLGDRLKAAESRLSAIQDELTDISLSLPNLPAAEVPDGRDESDNREERRWGTPPTFDFEPKDHVDLGARNGWMDFDLAAKVTGSRFVTLSGPMARLHRALIQFMLDVHTGEHGYTETYVPYLVNADSLRGTGQLPKFEADLFRVPGERDFYLIPTAEVPVTNLARDLILEADSLPRKWVAHTPCFRSEAGSYGKDTRGMIRQHQFEKVELVQIVRPEDGAQALEALTGHAESILQRLGLAYRVVTLCTGDLGFSARKTYDLEVWLPGQGAYREISSCSHFGDFQARRLQARWRNPETGKPELVHTLNGSGLAVGRTLVAVLENYQQADGSVVIPEVLRPYMAGIERLS comes from the coding sequence ATGCTAGACCCACGTTCGTTGCGCACCGAACTCGATCAGGTCGCCGAGCAACTGGCCCGGCGCGGTCTGGTGCTCGACACCGCGCGGATCGAGTCCCTGGAGACCGAGCGCAAGGCGCTCCAGATCCAGGTCCAGGAACTCCAGAACACGCGCAACACGCGCTCCAAGTCGATCGGGCGCGCCAAGGCGGCCGGCGAGGACATCGCACCGCTGCTGGCCGAGGTCGCCGATCTGGGCGACCGACTCAAGGCTGCCGAGTCGCGGTTGAGCGCGATCCAGGACGAGCTGACCGACATCAGTCTGAGCCTGCCCAATCTGCCGGCCGCCGAGGTTCCGGACGGGCGCGACGAGTCCGACAACCGCGAGGAACGCCGCTGGGGCACGCCGCCGACGTTCGACTTCGAACCCAAGGATCATGTCGACCTCGGGGCGCGCAACGGCTGGATGGACTTCGATCTCGCGGCCAAGGTGACGGGGTCGCGCTTCGTCACGCTCTCCGGCCCCATGGCGCGGCTGCATCGGGCGCTGATCCAGTTCATGCTCGACGTGCATACCGGCGAGCACGGCTATACCGAGACCTATGTGCCCTATCTGGTCAATGCCGACAGTCTGCGCGGCACCGGCCAGTTGCCCAAGTTCGAGGCCGATCTGTTCAGGGTGCCGGGCGAGCGCGACTTCTATCTGATCCCGACGGCCGAAGTGCCTGTGACTAATCTGGCGCGCGATCTGATCCTGGAGGCCGACAGTCTGCCGCGCAAATGGGTGGCGCATACGCCGTGCTTCCGCAGCGAGGCCGGTTCCTACGGCAAGGACACGCGCGGCATGATCCGTCAGCATCAGTTCGAGAAGGTCGAGCTGGTGCAGATCGTGCGGCCCGAGGATGGGGCGCAGGCGCTGGAGGCGTTGACCGGGCATGCGGAGTCGATTCTGCAACGGTTGGGGCTGGCCTATCGGGTCGTGACTCTGTGCACGGGCGATCTCGGGTTCTCGGCGCGCAAGACCTATGATCTGGAGGTCTGGCTGCCGGGGCAGGGCGCTTATCGCGAGATCTCTTCGTGCAGCCATTTCGGGGACTTCCAGGCGCGTCGGCTCCAGGCCCGCTGGCGCAATCCCGAGACCGGCAAGCCGGAGCTGGTGCATACGCTCAACGGCTCGGGGCTGGCGGTCGGGCGGACCCTGGTCGCGGTGCTGGAGAACTATCAGCAGGCCGATGGGAGTGTGGTCATTCCCGAGGTGTTGCGGCCCTATATGGCTGGAATCGAGCGGCTGTCTTAG
- a CDS encoding class I SAM-dependent methyltransferase produces MPRVDTEIFYGSALDTYGETAEGVHWTSTETQEVRFRVLRSFLPPDLSRLTLADAGCGFGDLLAYLERTGDRPKRYIGLDVMPPMVEAARRRTGCEIHVLDILDEGSVLPEADVYLCSGAMNTFTREETRRFIERCLEASRHGFVFNLLKGWDTSPIYNLYQPREIKHLAQALEVDYQIHEGYLAGDFSAAFWKVPFGVRAPG; encoded by the coding sequence ATGCCCAGAGTCGATACCGAGATCTTCTATGGCAGCGCGCTCGATACCTACGGCGAGACGGCCGAGGGGGTGCATTGGACTTCGACCGAGACCCAGGAGGTCCGCTTCCGGGTGCTGCGCTCCTTCCTGCCGCCGGATCTGTCCCGGCTGACCCTGGCCGATGCCGGTTGCGGGTTCGGCGATCTGCTCGCCTATCTGGAGCGCACCGGCGACCGGCCGAAGCGCTATATCGGGCTCGATGTCATGCCCCCCATGGTCGAGGCCGCGCGCCGGCGCACCGGCTGCGAGATCCATGTCCTCGACATCCTCGACGAAGGCAGCGTGCTGCCCGAGGCCGACGTCTATCTCTGTAGCGGGGCCATGAACACCTTCACCCGCGAGGAGACGCGGCGCTTCATCGAGCGCTGTCTGGAGGCGAGCCGTCACGGCTTCGTCTTCAACCTGCTCAAGGGTTGGGACACCTCGCCGATCTACAACCTCTATCAGCCGCGCGAGATCAAGCATCTGGCCCAGGCGCTGGAGGTCGACTATCAGATTCATGAAGGCTATCTGGCCGGCGATTTCAGCGCCGCGTTCTGGAAGGTTCCGTTCGGCGTGCGCGCGCCGGGATAG
- a CDS encoding endonuclease III domain-containing protein encodes MTKCVFEPERLSAIHDRLLVFHGPRHWWPADGPFEVMIGAVLTQNTAWSNVERALERLKARCPLDAAGLLALDPSELAETIRPAGYFNLKARRLIAFCEFYRAAGGWDGLNALDTGALRERLLAVKGIGPETADDILLYAFDRPVFVVDAYTRRVFSRLGLLRGDEPYETIRAAFESALGPDVPRYKEYHALLVEHAKQVCRSRPRCSDCVLKRAVPCRQVLSAEA; translated from the coding sequence GTGACGAAGTGCGTGTTCGAGCCGGAACGGCTTAGCGCCATCCATGACCGCTTGCTGGTCTTTCACGGCCCGAGGCACTGGTGGCCGGCCGATGGCCCCTTCGAGGTCATGATCGGGGCGGTGCTGACCCAAAACACCGCCTGGTCGAACGTCGAGCGCGCACTCGAGCGTCTCAAGGCGCGTTGTCCCCTGGACGCCGCCGGCCTCCTGGCGCTCGATCCGTCCGAGCTGGCCGAGACGATACGACCGGCCGGTTACTTCAATTTGAAGGCGCGTCGTCTGATCGCCTTCTGCGAGTTCTATCGCGCGGCGGGCGGCTGGGACGGTCTGAACGCGCTCGACACCGGGGCACTGCGCGAGCGGTTGCTCGCGGTCAAGGGTATCGGTCCCGAAACGGCCGACGACATCCTGCTCTATGCCTTCGATCGCCCGGTGTTCGTGGTCGATGCCTATACGCGCCGGGTCTTCTCCCGGCTCGGACTGCTGCGCGGCGACGAACCCTACGAGACGATCCGCGCCGCCTTCGAGAGTGCGCTCGGACCTGACGTGCCGCGCTACAAGGAGTACCATGCGCTGCTCGTCGAGCACGCCAAGCAGGTCTGCCGGAGTCGGCCGCGCTGTTCGGACTGTGTCCTGAAGCGCGCCGTGCCCTGCCGTCAGGTCCTGTCGGCCGAGGCTTGA
- a CDS encoding glucose-1-phosphate adenylyltransferase family protein yields MSSDTLILILAQDRGLGLDALTRRRTKAAVPFGGKYRIIDFTLANCLHSGLRQVLVLTQYKSHSLQKHLRDGWSIFNPELGEFITPVPPQMREGQDWYSGPFDAIRQNRYLIERNRASQVLILQGDAIYRMDYAELARAHRETGAAITVAVRAVPAPGTGRQARVVLDADERICELLPPEPGSADSAEGERLETMGVYLFDKSRLLDALDRYERGVSPDTDPALDVIAPRLAAHQVRAYRFGQTRGRVTPDRYWCDLASVDAYYQANMALLRAEPPLDLYQPDWTIHTYQGQYPPARTVPGPQTGNEGVFVNSMLAAGTVISGGGVNHSILFPQVRVEDGAIVEASILFHGVRVGAGAHLRNCIVEKDVRIAPGDRIGFDARRDRERFDVSPDGIVVVTGENGASRGLASR; encoded by the coding sequence ATGTCCTCCGACACATTGATTCTCATCCTGGCTCAGGATCGCGGCCTGGGCCTCGACGCCCTGACCCGCCGGCGCACCAAGGCCGCCGTGCCCTTCGGCGGCAAGTACCGGATCATCGACTTCACCCTGGCCAACTGTCTGCACTCGGGACTGCGTCAGGTGCTGGTGCTGACGCAGTACAAGAGCCATTCGCTCCAGAAGCATTTGCGCGACGGCTGGTCGATCTTCAATCCCGAACTGGGCGAGTTCATCACCCCGGTCCCGCCCCAGATGCGTGAGGGGCAGGACTGGTACAGCGGTCCCTTCGACGCCATCCGCCAGAACCGCTATCTGATCGAGCGCAATCGCGCCAGTCAGGTGCTGATCCTGCAAGGCGACGCCATCTATCGCATGGACTATGCCGAGCTGGCGCGCGCCCATCGCGAGACCGGGGCGGCGATCACGGTCGCCGTGCGCGCCGTGCCGGCTCCGGGCACGGGGCGTCAGGCACGGGTCGTGCTCGATGCCGATGAGCGTATCTGCGAACTCTTACCGCCGGAGCCGGGGAGCGCGGACAGCGCCGAGGGCGAGCGGCTGGAGACCATGGGCGTCTATCTGTTCGACAAGTCCCGGCTGCTCGACGCCCTGGACCGCTACGAGCGCGGCGTCTCACCCGACACGGACCCGGCGCTCGACGTCATCGCGCCCCGGCTCGCCGCGCATCAGGTTCGCGCCTATCGCTTCGGCCAGACACGGGGACGGGTGACGCCGGACCGCTACTGGTGCGATCTGGCCTCGGTCGACGCCTACTATCAGGCCAACATGGCGCTGTTGCGCGCCGAGCCGCCGCTCGATCTCTATCAGCCCGACTGGACCATCCACACCTATCAGGGCCAGTATCCGCCCGCCCGCACCGTCCCCGGCCCGCAGACCGGCAACGAGGGCGTCTTCGTCAACTCGATGCTGGCGGCGGGCACCGTCATCAGCGGCGGCGGGGTCAATCATTCGATCCTGTTCCCGCAGGTTCGGGTCGAGGACGGCGCCATCGTCGAGGCGTCTATCCTCTTTCATGGAGTCCGGGTCGGGGCGGGCGCGCATCTGCGCAACTGCATCGTCGAAAAGGACGTCAGGATCGCGCCCGGCGACCGGATCGGCTTCGACGCACGACGTGATCGCGAACGCTTCGATGTCTCGCCCGACGGCATCGTCGTGGTCACTGGTGAGAACGGTGCATCGAGGGGACTGGCGTCTCGGTGA
- the hldE gene encoding bifunctional D-glycero-beta-D-manno-heptose-7-phosphate kinase/D-glycero-beta-D-manno-heptose 1-phosphate adenylyltransferase HldE, whose protein sequence is MTTPSTFPDFVRARVLVAGDLMLDRYWTGATRRISPEAPVPVVHVEGIEDRPGGAANVALNLAMLGARVTLAGVTGDDEAAAILEARLSGQGIATRFERRAGVPTITKLRVLSHHQQLIRLDFERSLAPNGPDPLPGLVAPALADCDLLLLSDYAKGTLDDPQGLIRPARAQGKPVLIDPKGRDFSRYRGATLLTPNRAELEEIVGHCPDDAVLIERAERLRAELELEALLVTLGERGMLLVRAGVEALHLPTRAREVFDVTGAGDTVIATLAAALAAGAELAEACALANCAAGLAVGKLGTAGVSAAELERAYRGVEWRPILDRDALIAAAEAARAAGERLVMTNGCFDILHDGHVAYLQQAKRLGDRLIVAVNDDDSVRRLKGEGRPINGVEQRMAVLAGLASVDWVCPFSEDTPEALIRAVGPDVLVKGGDYRPEQIAGADAVLARGGEVRVLDFVPGRSTSRIIGAIGRRGDGV, encoded by the coding sequence GTGACCACTCCATCGACCTTCCCCGATTTCGTGCGCGCCCGAGTGCTGGTGGCCGGCGATCTGATGCTCGACCGCTACTGGACCGGCGCCACGCGCCGCATCTCGCCCGAGGCGCCTGTGCCCGTGGTGCATGTCGAGGGCATCGAGGACCGTCCCGGCGGCGCGGCCAATGTCGCGCTCAATCTGGCCATGCTCGGCGCGCGCGTGACCCTGGCCGGCGTGACCGGCGACGACGAGGCCGCTGCGATCCTGGAAGCGCGCCTGAGCGGGCAGGGGATCGCCACCCGTTTCGAGCGCCGCGCCGGGGTGCCGACCATCACCAAGCTGCGGGTGCTCAGTCATCATCAGCAGCTCATCCGGCTGGACTTCGAGCGCTCGCTGGCGCCGAACGGTCCGGACCCGCTGCCGGGGCTGGTCGCGCCCGCACTCGCCGACTGTGATCTGCTGCTGCTCTCGGACTATGCCAAGGGCACGCTCGACGATCCGCAAGGACTCATCCGGCCGGCGCGCGCCCAGGGCAAGCCGGTCCTGATCGACCCCAAGGGACGCGATTTCAGCCGCTACCGGGGTGCGACCCTGCTGACGCCCAACCGCGCCGAGCTTGAAGAGATCGTCGGTCACTGCCCGGATGATGCCGTGCTCATCGAACGCGCCGAGCGTCTGCGCGCCGAGCTGGAACTGGAGGCGCTGCTGGTGACGCTCGGCGAGCGCGGGATGCTGCTGGTGCGTGCGGGTGTCGAGGCGCTGCATCTGCCGACCCGCGCGCGCGAGGTCTTCGACGTCACGGGCGCGGGCGATACCGTCATCGCGACCCTGGCGGCGGCGCTGGCGGCGGGTGCCGAGCTGGCCGAAGCCTGCGCCCTGGCCAACTGTGCCGCCGGTCTGGCGGTCGGCAAGCTGGGCACGGCCGGAGTAAGCGCCGCCGAACTGGAGCGCGCCTATCGCGGTGTCGAGTGGCGTCCGATCCTCGATCGCGACGCGCTGATCGCGGCGGCGGAGGCGGCGCGCGCCGCCGGTGAGCGTCTGGTCATGACCAACGGCTGCTTCGACATCCTGCACGACGGGCATGTGGCCTATCTCCAGCAGGCCAAACGGCTGGGCGACCGGCTCATTGTCGCCGTCAACGACGACGACTCGGTGCGTCGGCTCAAGGGCGAGGGGCGTCCGATCAATGGCGTCGAGCAGCGCATGGCAGTGCTGGCCGGGCTGGCCTCGGTCGACTGGGTCTGTCCGTTCAGCGAGGACACGCCCGAGGCGTTGATCCGCGCCGTCGGTCCGGACGTGCTGGTCAAGGGCGGCGACTATCGGCCCGAGCAGATCGCGGGCGCCGACGCCGTGCTGGCGCGCGGCGGCGAGGTGCGGGTGCTCGACTTCGTGCCCGGACGCTCGACGAGTCGTATCATCGGCGCCATCGGTCGGCGCGGCGACGGGGTCTGA
- a CDS encoding polysaccharide deacetylase family protein, giving the protein MNTQPARLSILMYHQVGVFAPMREHRANYCDHRRFAAQMDLLARLGYRVLGLDDALAGLRGERPLPARAVVLTFDDAYDNFAEYAWPVLERHGFRATVYAISGRLGRRAEWFAKDPGRPIPTLMSAERLRELHAAGITIGSHSVDHLKLGMLDPEAQRRQLVDSRAALEDVLGAPVHHLCYPFGSFDRTTVHLAGEAGYRSATTCLRGAAGPDDHPLVLPRKAISFGDDRLGYWWKLAVKHAPKPELVEWRRRLAGASASG; this is encoded by the coding sequence ATGAATACTCAGCCCGCACGGCTTTCGATCCTGATGTATCACCAGGTCGGCGTGTTTGCGCCGATGCGAGAACATCGCGCCAATTATTGCGACCATCGGCGCTTCGCCGCTCAGATGGATCTGCTCGCGCGGCTCGGCTATCGGGTGCTGGGTCTCGACGACGCCCTGGCCGGTCTGCGTGGTGAACGTCCGCTACCGGCGCGTGCCGTGGTCCTGACCTTCGACGACGCCTATGACAACTTCGCCGAGTATGCCTGGCCGGTGCTGGAGCGGCATGGCTTTCGGGCGACCGTCTATGCCATCAGCGGCCGGCTCGGACGCCGCGCCGAGTGGTTCGCCAAGGATCCGGGACGCCCGATCCCGACCCTGATGAGCGCCGAGCGTCTGCGCGAACTGCACGCGGCCGGCATCACGATCGGCTCGCACAGCGTCGATCATCTCAAGCTCGGCATGCTCGATCCCGAGGCTCAGCGCCGTCAGCTCGTCGACAGCCGCGCGGCACTCGAAGACGTGCTCGGCGCGCCCGTGCATCATCTCTGCTATCCCTTCGGCAGCTTCGACCGGACGACGGTGCACCTGGCCGGAGAGGCCGGCTACCGGAGCGCCACCACCTGTCTGCGCGGCGCGGCCGGGCCGGATGATCATCCGCTGGTACTGCCGCGCAAGGCGATCTCCTTCGGTGACGATCGGCTCGGCTACTGGTGGAAGCTCGCCGTCAAGCACGCGCCCAAGCCCGAGCTGGTCGAATGGCGCCGGCGTCTGGCCGGAGCGAGCGCTTCGGGCTAG
- the mnmA gene encoding tRNA 2-thiouridine(34) synthase MnmA gives MSSNVQTSPIRRLIVGLSGGVDSAIAAHRLLEQGYAVEALFMKNWEEDDAEGYCAAAEDLADARAVAERLGIRLHTVNFSAEYWDRVFEYFLREYQALRTPNPDVLCNREIKFAAFLDHALGLGAEAIATGHYARVVADEQGGYHLHRAVDEDKDQTYFLHLLDQEQLSRALFPLADLTKGEVRALARRLGLANAAKKDSTGICFIGERRFSDFLARYLPREPGPIETPEGVRLGEHRGLAYYTLGQRQGLGIGGVSRGREAPWYVAVKDSVNNRLIVVQDSRHPLLMSTGLEALQPHWISGRAPETPFRCLARLRHRQPLQACELVEIGGDGCRVRFDDPQRAVTPGQSVVFYQETECLGGAVIERGLAA, from the coding sequence ATGTCTTCCAACGTCCAGACCTCTCCCATCCGGCGCCTCATCGTCGGTCTCTCCGGCGGTGTCGATTCGGCCATCGCCGCCCATCGGCTGCTCGAACAGGGGTATGCGGTCGAGGCGCTGTTCATGAAGAACTGGGAGGAAGACGACGCCGAGGGTTACTGCGCCGCCGCCGAGGATTTGGCCGACGCGCGCGCGGTGGCCGAGCGGCTCGGGATTCGGCTGCATACGGTCAACTTCTCGGCCGAGTATTGGGATCGGGTCTTCGAGTATTTTCTGCGCGAATACCAAGCGCTACGCACACCCAACCCGGATGTGCTCTGCAACCGTGAGATCAAGTTCGCCGCCTTTCTCGACCATGCGCTCGGTCTGGGCGCCGAGGCGATCGCGACCGGGCACTATGCCCGTGTCGTCGCCGATGAGCAGGGCGGCTATCACCTGCATCGCGCCGTCGACGAGGACAAGGATCAGACCTATTTCCTGCATCTGCTGGACCAGGAACAGTTGTCGCGCGCCCTGTTTCCACTCGCCGATCTCACCAAGGGCGAGGTCCGCGCCCTGGCCCGTCGGCTCGGGCTGGCCAATGCCGCCAAGAAGGACAGCACCGGCATCTGCTTCATCGGCGAGCGGCGGTTCAGCGACTTCCTCGCCCGCTATCTGCCGCGCGAGCCGGGGCCGATCGAGACGCCCGAGGGCGTGCGGCTCGGCGAGCATCGCGGGCTGGCCTATTACACCCTGGGCCAGCGTCAGGGATTGGGGATCGGCGGGGTCAGCCGGGGACGCGAGGCACCCTGGTATGTCGCCGTCAAGGACAGCGTGAACAACCGGCTGATCGTGGTCCAGGACAGCCGGCATCCGCTCCTGATGTCGACTGGGCTGGAGGCGCTCCAGCCCCATTGGATCAGCGGTCGGGCGCCCGAGACGCCGTTTCGCTGTCTGGCACGCCTGCGTCATCGTCAGCCGTTACAAGCCTGCGAACTGGTCGAGATCGGGGGCGATGGATGCCGGGTGCGCTTCGACGACCCACAGCGCGCCGTCACGCCCGGTCAGTCCGTCGTCTTCTATCAGGAGACCGAGTGTCTGGGCGGGGCCGTCATCGAGCGTGGCTTGGCAGCCTGA
- the hflD gene encoding high frequency lysogenization protein HflD: protein MPHTNLERTIALAGLYQAVNCVIRIARQGSVDAELMQPCIYSLFQVDAENVESVFGEPGALANGARRLVAQLTGRPERDLEMTRYAIQVIKLERELAKRPDLLDILAAGIREAESKRAHFDLLHPNLLAHFADLYSQTLSHLQPRILIHGDPLHLRNPDNQNRLRALLLAAVRAARLWRQVGGSRWQLLFRNRPILEDARRYLDRPG from the coding sequence ATGCCCCACACCAACCTGGAGCGCACCATTGCCCTCGCCGGCCTCTATCAGGCCGTCAACTGTGTCATCCGCATCGCCCGCCAGGGTTCGGTCGATGCCGAGCTCATGCAGCCCTGCATCTACAGTCTGTTCCAGGTCGATGCCGAGAACGTCGAGTCGGTCTTCGGCGAGCCGGGCGCGCTGGCCAATGGCGCGCGCCGGCTCGTCGCCCAGTTGACCGGCCGGCCCGAGCGCGACCTGGAGATGACCCGCTATGCGATCCAGGTCATCAAGCTCGAACGCGAGCTGGCCAAGCGACCCGATCTGCTCGACATCCTCGCCGCCGGCATCCGCGAGGCCGAGTCCAAGCGTGCTCATTTCGATTTGCTCCATCCCAACCTGCTGGCCCATTTCGCCGACCTCTACAGCCAGACGCTCAGTCATCTGCAACCGCGTATTCTGATCCACGGCGACCCGCTGCATCTGCGCAACCCCGACAACCAGAACCGTCTGCGCGCCCTGCTGCTCGCGGCGGTACGCGCGGCGCGGCTGTGGCGTCAGGTCGGCGGCTCGCGCTGGCAACTGCTGTTCCGCAACCGGCCGATCCTGGAAGACGCGCGACGTTATCTCGACCGGCCCGGCTGA